One Camelina sativa cultivar DH55 chromosome 3, Cs, whole genome shotgun sequence genomic window carries:
- the LOC104764163 gene encoding LOB domain-containing protein 2-like has product MMQRNSNTTTTNNNNNISNNSSSHQACASCKHQRKKCNNECILSPYYPARKTKEFQAVHKVFGVSNVQKMVRTVREEDRTKLSDSLTWEALWRQRDPVLGSYGEYRRVCEELKLYKSLFHNQPLLGWDNNHQRVYTNNNNNKTTGLVMNSSGSGGFSTVNNNGVGVNGEIVNGGSYTSRDLQDGWENLKHDQRQQCYAAVINGFKQGQHYLPR; this is encoded by the coding sequence ATGATGCAAAGGAACTCTaataccaccaccaccaacaacaacaacaacatctccAATAACTCATCGTCGCATCAAGCATGTGCTTCATGCAAACATCAAAGGAAAAAATGCAACAACGAATGTATCTTATCGCCGTATTACCCAGCCCGCAAGACGAAAGAGTTTCAGGCCGTGCACAAGGTCTTCGGTGTCAGTAACGTACAGAAAATGGTACGGACCGTACGTGAAGAGGACCGTACCAAGCTGTCTGATTCTTTGACATGGGAAGCTCTATGGAGACAGAGAGATCCAGTCCTTGGCTCCTATGGAGAGTATAGGAGGGTTTGTGAAGAGCTCAAGTTATACAAAAGCTTGTTTCATAATCAACCACTCCTTGGTTGGGATAATAATCATCAACGAGTATAtaccaacaataacaacaacaagacgACCGGATTAGTGATGAATTCAAGTGGATCGGGAGGATTTAGTACTGTTAATAACAATGGTGTTGGTGTGAATGGGGAGATTGTTAATGGTGGATCATATACATCAAGGGATTTGCAAGATGGTTGGGAAAATCTAAAGCACGATCAAAGGCAACAATGTTATGCAGCAGTGATCAATGGTTTTAAACAAGGGCAACACTATCTCCCACGTTAA
- the LOC104764161 gene encoding pentatricopeptide repeat-containing protein At1g06270-like, with the protein MAIRLTHLRKPLAYSRSCIPFSRSISSFEAVEKAIKCAVETKEYLRIPDLVVSLKEPYQNSMLFSFLSAFHHHHRIRVIDEILQSFVPVRPRSLPKIVYSSLLTYCLQSSDPLPLSFAILQRTLRSGCLPSPQTHLLLSDAWLERRRGSQSVADIINEMKLIGYRPDTGTCNYLVSSLCAVDKLDEAVRVVEEMGAAGCIPDVESYGAVINSLCLARKTNDVVNIVKEMVSKAGISPRKGMLTKVASALRANRETWKAIEMIEFVESRDCPVEFESYEVVVEGCLEVREYILAGKMVMRMTDRGFIPYIKVRQKVVERLISIGEWKLACTVRQRLSELKS; encoded by the coding sequence ATGGCAATTCGCTTGACACATCTGCGAAAACCCCTTGCTTATTCTCGGTCCTGCATTCCCTTTTCTCGGTCAATCTCTTCTTTTGAAGCGGTTGAAAAGGCTATAAAATGTGCTGTTGAGACTAAGGAGTATCTTCGAATCCCTGACCTTGTTGTGTCACTCAAAGAGCCTTACCAAAACTCAATGTTATTCTCCTTTCTCTCTGCTTTTCACCATCATCATAGAATCAGAGTCATTGATGAAATCCTCCAAAGTTTTGTGCCTGTGAGACCACGTTCTCTGCCAAAGATTGTCTACTCCAGCCTTCTTACTTACTGCCTTCAGAGTTCTGATCCGCTTCCTTTGTCTTTCGCAATCCTACAGCGCACTCTTCGTTCTGGCTGTCTTCCTAGTCCTCAGACACACCTACTTCTGTCTGATGCTTGGCTTGAACGGCGACGAGGATCCCAGTCTGTTGCAGATATTATTAATGAGATGAAACTGATTGGATATAGGCCTGATACTGGAACTTGCAATTATTTAGTGTCCTCACTCTGTGCTGTTGATAAGTTGGATGAGGCGGTTAGAGTTGTTGAGGAAATGGGTGCAGCTGGCTGTATTCCTGATGTGGAAAGTTACGGGGCCGTGATTAATTCATTGTGTTTGGCTAGAAAGACTAACGATGTGGTGAATATTGTGAAAGAAATGGTGAGCAAAGCTGGTATTTCTCCACGGAAAGGGATGTTGACAAAAGTAGCATCAGCTTTGAGAGCCAACAGGGAAACTTGGAAAGCCATTGAGATGATCGAGTTTGTAGAAAGTCGAGATTGCCCTGTGGAATTTGAGAGCTATGAGGTAGTAGTCGAGGGTTGCCTAGAGGTTAGGGAATACATTTTGGCAGGGAAGATGGTTATGAGAATGACTGATAGAGGGTTCATACCATATATCAAGGTTAGGCAAAAAGTGGTCGAGCGTCTTATTAGCATTGGTGAATGGAAGCTTGCTTGTACTGTTAGACAAAGGCTTTCAGAACTGAAGTCCTAG
- the LOC104778587 gene encoding ervatamin-B-like: MLNVLKNSNLTLVVSICFVLIASRLCSVNSSMYDPHKTLKQRFENWLKTHSKLYGGRDEWMLRFGIYQSNVQLIDYINSLHLPFKLTDNRFADMTNSEFKAHFLGLNTSFSRLHRKERPVCDPTGDVPAAVDWRKQGAVTPIRNQGKCGGCWAFSAVAAIEGINKIKTGNLVSLSEQQLIDCDVGTYNKGCSGGLMETAFEYIKTNGGLVTETDYPYTGIEGTCDQEKTKNKVVTIQGFKKVAQNEASLQIAAAQQPVSVGIDAGGFIFQLYGSGVFTSYCGTNLNHGVTVVGYGAEGDQKYWIVKNSWGTGWGEEGYVRMERGLSEQTGKCGIAMLASYPLQ, encoded by the exons atgctGAACGTACTTAAAAATTCTAACCTGACCTTGGTCGTTTCGATTTGCTTTGTCTTGATAGCTTCAAGACTATGTTCCGTCAATTCCTCTATGTATGACCCACACAAAACCCTGAAGCAGCGGTTTGAGAACTGGCTTAAAACCCACAGCAAATTATACGGAGGAAGAGATGAGTGGATGCTACGGTTTGGGATATACCAGTCTAACGTCCAGTTGATTGACTACATCAACTCCCTCCACTTGCCCTTTAAGTTAACGGATAACAGATTCGCGGACATGACCAATTCTGAGTTTAAGGCCCATTTTCTCGGTTTGAACACGTCTTTCTCGAGGTTACACAGGAAAGAGAGGCCGGTTTGTGACCCAACAGGCGATGTGCCGGCTGCTGTAGACTGGAGGAAACAAGGTGCTGTGACTCCTATTAGAAATCAAGGAAAATGCG GAGGTTGCTGGGCATTCTCTGCAGTGGCAGCTATTGAAGgcatcaacaaaatcaaaacaggaAACTTAGTGTCTCTTTCAGAACAACAACTCATAGATTGTGATGTCGGTACTTACAACAAAGGCTGTAGCGGTGGATTAATGGAAACAGCATTCGAATACATCAAAACCAATGGTGGACTCGTCACCGAGACCGACTATCCATACACAGGCATAGAGGGTACCTGCGaccaagaaaaaaccaaaaataaggtGGTTACGATACAAGGTTTCAAAAAGGTAGCCCAGAACGAGGCGAGCCTACAAATCGCTGCAGCTCAACAGCCAGTATCAGTTGGAATAGACGCTGGTGGATTTATCTTTCAGCTCTACGGTTCTGGTGTTTTCACAAGCTACTGTGGAACAAATCTCAACCATGGAGTCACTGTTGTTGGATATGGAGCAGAAGGCGATCAAAAGTACTGGATCGTAAAGAATTCATGGGGAACGGGATGGGGTGAAGAAGGCTACGTACGGATGGAGCGCGGTTTAAGTGAACAGACAGGTAAATGTGGTATTGCTATGCTCGCAAGCTATCCCTTGCAGTGA
- the LOC104764131 gene encoding uncharacterized protein LOC104764131 has translation MLIHHLRPFPLNSLSPRSFTISTALSSTSSSSTATKQHKLWSGLESWRKSPVNDLRLWGPTGPLLSSSDSISVDFSGLVSAASSLADLGALVLSTSDPLSKSHISHLAFSRWRRENLPVGSISHLPSSPARPPKPLLVATNEVPNPKDSKLPLNAHMLHNLAHVELNAIDLAWDTVARFSPFFHVLGHNFFDDFAHVADDESRHFLWCSQRLAELGFKYGDIPANNLLMRECEKTSNNVAARLAVIPLVQEARGLDAGPRLVKRLTGFGDNRTSKIVAKIAEEEVAHVAVGVDWFLSVCQKMNRAPCPTFKDLIKEYGVELRGPFNHSAREVAGLPRDWYDSSCVTEVDKVANKQDDKEQLSAVYDRLTHIIEMESDNSSLERPDK, from the exons ATGTTGATTCATCATCTGCGTCCCTTTCCACTGAATTCTCTTTCTCCTCGTTCTTTCACCATCTCCACTGCTctctcttctacttcttcttcttctactgcaACGAAGCAACACAAGCTTTGGTCTGGTCTGGAAAGCTGGAGAAAGAGTCCTGTCAATGACCTTCGTCTCTGGGGACCTACGGGTCCTCTACTCTCTTCTTCCGACTCCATCTCCGTCGACTTCTCCGGTCTGGTCTCGGCGGCGTCTTCTCTCGCCGATCTCGGAGCTCTCGTCCTTTCAACCTCTGACCCTCTCTCCAAATCTCATATCTCCCATTTAGCTTTCTCGCGTTGGCGCCGTGAGAATCTCCCCGTTGGTTCAATCTcacatcttccttcttctcctgcTCGTCCTCCCAAACCACTCCTC GTTGCGACCAACGAAGTTCCAAATCCGAAAGATTCGAAGCTTCCTCTCAATGCTCATATGCTTCACAACCTCGCTCATGTCGAGCTCAATGCTATTGATTTGGCTTGGGACACTGTTGCTCGTTTCTCCCCTTTCTTCCACGTTTTGGGTCACAACTTCTTTGATGACTTTGCTCATGTTGCTGATGATGAGAGTCGCCATTTCTTGTGGTGTTCCCAGAGACTCGCTGAGCTTGGTTTCAA GTATGGAGATATACCGGCTAATAACTTACTGATGAGGGAATGCGAGAAAACATCCAACAATGTTGCTGCTCGCTTGGCTGTTATCCCTCTTGTACAG GAGGCTAGAGGACTTGATGCTGGACCTAGGTTGGTCAAAAGGCTGACGGGCTTTGGAGATAATAGGACTTCCAAAATAGTGGCTAAGATCGCTGAGGAGGAAGTTGCACATGTAGCTGTTGGTGTAGACTGGTTTCTCTCTGTGTGTCAAAAGATGAACCGTGCTCCTTGCCCTACATTTAAAG ATCTGATCAAAGAGTATGGTGTTGAGTTAAGGGGCCCTTTTAATCACTCGGCTCGGGAGGTGGCTGGCCTTCCACGAGATTG GTATGATTCATCATGTGTCACAGAAGTGGATAAAGTCGCTAACAAACAGGATGACAAGGAGCAACTCTCTGca GTTTACGATAGGCTCACTCACATTATCGAAATGGAGAGTGATAATTCAAGTCTCGAAAGGCCAGACAAATGA
- the LOC104778586 gene encoding phospholipase A1-IIalpha-like, whose product MLDDIAKRWKELNGQKKWQGLLDPLDPDLRRYLIHYGEMSQVGYDAFNWDRKSRYAGDCYYSKKQLFARTGFIKANPFRYEVTKYIYATASINLPICFIVKPLSKDASRVQTNWMGYIAVATDQGKAMLGRRDIVVAWRGTLQPYEWANDFDFPLESAISVFPVKDPKDSPRIGSGWLDIYTASDSRSPYAKTSAREQVQGELKRLLEVYKNEEVSITFTGHSLGAVMSVLSAADIVYGKNSKIDISLQKKQVPITVFAFGSPRIGDQDFKKIVDSLKPLNILRIVNVPDVAPHYPLLLYAEIGEVLEINTLNSTYLKRSLNFRNYHNLEIYLHGIAGMQDAAGVFKLEIGRDISLVNKGLDALKDEYLVPSTWRCLANKGMVQMNDGTWKLNVHRRDHDDNDDDADDDDSSSTSNQLQELNTV is encoded by the exons ATGTTGGACGACATAGCAAAGAGATGGAAGGAGCTGAATGGCCAAAAGAAATGGCAAGGCCTGCTTGATCCACTTGACCCGGATCTTCGCCGCTACCTCATTCACTATGGCGAGATGTCTCAGGTTGGTTACGACGCCTTTAACTGGGACCGTAAGTCCAGATATGCTGGTGACTGTTATTACTCCAAGAAACAACTCTTTGCTCGAACCGGCTTCATTAAAGCCAACCCTTTCAG GTACGAGGTGACCAAGTACATCTACGCAACAGCTTCCATAAACTTACCAATCTGTTTCATCGTCAAGCCTTTGTCAAAGGATGCCTCTCGCGTGCAGACTAACTGGATGGGCTACATTGCGGTTGCTACAGACCAAGGAAAAGCGATGTTAGGAAGGAGAGACATTGTTGTGGCATGGAGAGGAACACTTCAGCCATATGAATGGGCTAATGATTTCGATTTTCCACTTGAGTCAGCTATCTCAGTTTTCCCGGTAAAAGACCCCAAAGATAGCCCTCGTATTGGAAGTGGCTGGCTCGATATCTACACCGCTTCTGATTCTCGCTCGCCTTATGCCAAGACTAGTGCACGAGAACAG gtaCAAGGAGAGCTCAAGAGGTTGCTGGAAGTTTACAAGAATGAAGAAGTAAGCATCACTTTCACTGGCCATAGCTTGGGCGCCGTTATGTCAGTTCTATCAGCTGCAGATATTGTCTATGGCAAAAACAGCAAGATCGATATAAGTCTTCAGAAAAAGCAAGTTCCTATCACAGTTTTCGCTTTCGGAAGTCCTAGGATTGGAGACCAAGACTTCAAAAAAATCGTCGACTCACTCAAACCACTAAACATCCTAAGAATAGTAAATGTTCCAGATGTCGCACCACATTATCCACTCTTACTGTATGCAGAAATAGGCGAGGTATTAGAGATCAATACATTGAACTCCACGTACCTGAAACGGTCTCTGAACTTTAGGAACTACCATAACCTGGAGATCTATCTGCACGGCATAGCAGGGATGCAAGATGCAGCCGGGGTATTCAAGCTGGAGATTGGCCGGGATATTTCTTTGGTAAATAAAGGATTAGATGCTCTGAAGGACGAGTACTTAGTGCCAAGTACCTGGAGGTGTCTGGCAAACAAAGGGATGGTTCAAATGAATGATGGGACATGGAAGCTAAATGTCCACAGGAGAGAtcatgatgataatgatgatgatgctgatgatgacGACTCCTCCTCAACTAGTAACCAACTACAAGAGCTTAATACAGTTTAG